From Panicum hallii strain FIL2 chromosome 2, PHallii_v3.1, whole genome shotgun sequence, a single genomic window includes:
- the LOC112879443 gene encoding uncharacterized protein LOC112879443: MGSEGFVAAAAACPAAAGAFAKYYGIVSGGTNAKARQGLVELSQAIDGIEGMRDAMFADVPNLMPFIDLEDTGLFSCFYDFVFFICREKGQKSITIQRAVAAWKIVLNGRFRLLDRWCNFVEKYQRHNISEDTWQQLLAFSRCVNEDLEGYDPRGAWPVLIDDFVEQMHRIYHSTDCSSAMESQCTISSTFKGLDLLPGSKRKCPSHFRSNEDDVELSDSFTRSVHLTPIKRLKESHGTSYGMGESHKGTHFSDSSSDYREDTNLHNPRGCLQNSPCNVEDALSKGFEGCISMKCSF; this comes from the exons ATGGGATCCGAAGGCTTcgtggccgcggcggccgcgtgcccggccgccgccggggccTTCGCCAAGTACTACG GTATTGTGTCAGGAGGTACAAATGCGAAGGCAAGACAAGGATTGGTTGAGCTTTCACAAGCTATAGATGGAATCGAAGGAATGAG AGATGCGATGTTTGCAGATGTGCCAAATCTGATGCCATTTATTGATTTG GAGGATACAGGTCTATTTAGTTGCTTCTATGACTTTGTCTTCTTCATCTGTCGTGAAAAGGGGCAAAAGAGTATCA CCATTCAGAGAGCTGTAGCAGCATGGAAGATTGTTCTAAATGGAAGGTTCCGGTTGCTTGATCGATGGTGTAATTTTGTTGAG AAGTACCAACGTCACAACATATCTGAGGATACCTGGCAGCAGCTGCTAGCTTTCAGCAGGTGTGTAAATGAAGACCTGGAAGGTTATGACCCACGAG GTGCTTGGCCTGTTCTGATTGATGATTTCGTGGAGCAAATGCACAG AATTTATCACTCCACCGACTGCAGCAGTGCAATGGAATCACAATGTACCATTTCCAGTACATTTAAAG GACTGGACCTTCTACCTGGATCAAAGAGGAAATGTCCTTCTCACTTTAGATCCAATGAGGACGATGTAGAGCTTTCAGATAGTTTTACACGCTCTGTCCATCTTACACCAATAAAGCGACTCAAGGAAAGTCATGGCACTAGTTATGGAATGGGGGAATCCCACAAAGGTACCCATTTCTCTGATAGTTCCTCAGACTACCGCGAGGATACAAATTTGCACAACCCAAGGGGCTGTCTTCAGAACTCGCCTTGTAATGTTGAGGATGCCCTGTCAAAAGGGTTCGAGGGTTGCATTTCAATGAAATGCTCCTTTTGA
- the LOC112879446 gene encoding E3 ubiquitin-protein ligase RING1-like produces the protein MASANDGDRAAAGILRLLLGLAGAPSAALPRGGGPGLVVVQHFILDSDGDLFSGGVGSGVPPASKAAIAALKEVKAGEVEGGGPLGDCAICLDSVEDAGKEMPCGHRFHGECLERWLGVHGNCPTCRHELPPAKEDGAAAEGGEERRRPRTAVVVSYMVLGGQREEAQQQPEPEREEPWTIRIEDVD, from the coding sequence ATGGCCTCGGCGAACgacggcgaccgcgcggcggcgggcatcctgcggctgctgctgggGTTGGCGGGCGCGCCCTCTGCGGCATtgccgcggggcggcggcccCGGCCTGGTGGTGGTGCAGCACTTCATCCTGGACAGCGACGGGGACCTGTTCTCGGGCGGGGTCGGCAGCGGCGTGCCGCCGGCGTCGAAGGCAGCGATCGCCGCGCTGAAGGAGGTGAAGGCAGGGGAGGTCGAGGGCGGGGGCCCGCTGGGAGACTGCGCGATCTGCCTGGACAGCGTGGAGGACGCCGGGAAGGAGATGCCGTGCGGGCACCGCTTCCACGGGGAGTGCCTGGAGCGCTGGCTGGGCGTGCACGGCAACTGCCCCACCTGCCGCCACGAGCTGCCGCCAGCGAaggaggacggcgcggcggcggagggcggcgaggAGAGGCGCAGGCCGAGGACCGCGGTCGTGGTGAGCTACATGGTGCTCGGAGGCCAGCGGGAGGAGGCGCAGCAGCAGCCGGAGCCGGAGAGAGAGGAGCCGTGGACCATTAGGATAGAGGACGTGGATTAG